The following are encoded together in the Desulfurobacterium indicum genome:
- the pyrF gene encoding orotidine-5'-phosphate decarboxylase — protein MIIVALDFPDTGIALETVDKLKGKIRTFKVGLELFLRGGFNIVREIHNRGCGVFLDLKFHDIPNTVCGAAKVAIENEVFMYNVHTLGGFEFLKKIADFNREYAEKMGVRRPLLIGVTILTSMDKNDLRTIGIEKDIESEVLTLAEIAKKAGLDGVVCSPKEIKLIKENFGEGFITVTPGIRPEWAAKNDQKRVMTPSQAKRAGTDFIVVGRPITAAENMEEAAERILKELETV, from the coding sequence ATGATTATCGTTGCTCTTGACTTTCCCGATACAGGAATTGCGCTTGAAACAGTTGATAAACTTAAAGGAAAAATCAGAACATTCAAAGTTGGACTTGAACTATTTTTAAGAGGTGGATTCAACATTGTAAGGGAAATTCATAACAGAGGATGCGGTGTTTTTCTCGATTTAAAGTTTCACGACATTCCTAACACCGTATGTGGAGCAGCAAAAGTAGCAATAGAGAATGAGGTTTTCATGTACAACGTTCACACCCTTGGCGGATTTGAGTTTCTAAAAAAGATAGCAGATTTTAACAGGGAATACGCCGAAAAGATGGGGGTAAGAAGGCCTCTACTGATTGGTGTTACTATTTTAACCAGCATGGACAAAAACGATTTAAGAACAATAGGAATAGAAAAGGACATTGAAAGTGAAGTATTAACACTTGCCGAAATAGCTAAAAAAGCGGGGCTTGATGGCGTTGTATGTTCACCGAAAGAAATAAAACTCATAAAAGAGAACTTTGGAGAAGGTTTTATAACCGTAACACCCGGTATCAGACCGGAATGGGCGGCAAAAAATGACCAGAAAAGAGTTATGACTCCTTCTCAGGCAAAACGTGCCGGAACAGACTTTATTGTCGTGGGAAGACCGATAACGGCGGCGGAAAACATGGAAGAAGCAGCAGAAAGGATACTTAAAGAACTTGAAACGGTATAA